The genomic stretch GGTGATGGCCATGGTCCTGGAGACAGATGGGAACTGTGAGGTGCGCTCCTGGAGCCGAAAGGTATCTCGGGACAAGCTGATCTCCCAAATGGAAGTGTATATGAAAAAGGCGGCCAGGGAATATGAGGAATTCAAGAAATTCCCTGACGTACAGCAAAATTTCAAGTGTCTGTACATCTAGCCTTTTGATTAACGAGATTTTTTTGATCCCCGCCATGTGCGGGGATTTTTTTTGTCGTGTGACTGAAGTGGGGTGGTATGGATTGGGTACAATAAATGGGTGTGGTAATCATTGTTTCCAGAAGGAAAAGTCGGTATACATTTTCGCTGATATGACAGAGTAAATGCAGAGGCGAAGCCTCGTGAGGGCGATGATACCATGGCGAAAAAAAAGAAGAAATCCAACAGCAAGCAAATCCTGATGATTGTGCTGTTACTGATGATGGCGACGGGTGCGGTCGTTGTCTTTCAAAGTGGATTTTTCAGTCGCTCCAATCAGCCTGTATATGACAGCGCTTTGGTTGATTCCGTGACGGTCACCGGAACCATTCGAGCTGATGATCTCAATCTGTCCGGCAAGGAGATTACACGAATCAACCGCCTGATGAGCCGTTTTTCCCTGTCCTTTGATAGCATTGAAGTCAACCTTGAGCTGGAAGACCAATTCGCCCCCATAGAAATAGAAAACGATACAGTCCTCGTGCTGAGACTGCGATGCCAGGCTCCCAAAATGGAGGTGGCTTTCTGGAGCCGGAAGGTACCCAGAAAACGGTTGGTGAAACATATGGAAACCGCCGTGCCTGAAGCCGCTGAAGAACTGAAATGGGCCACGCAGAAAAGTGGAAATACAGTCCGGCGAATCTATCTGTGATCGCTTTTCACTTCAGCAATCATTTCCTCGGTAGGGCTCTCCATGTCTTCCAGCAGAATATCGAGGGCGCGAACCGAAATGCGTATTTCCAGAAACGATATGCCAAGCGACAGCACGAGGAATAGCAGGCTCCCTCCGAACAGAATCGATCCGGCCAGCGGCCAGTCCTGAAACAGACAAATCATTGAAAAAATGCAGGAGAGCATCGACATGACGCCGAATCCCTGCATACGCCGAATCATGTGTACCCTGATCCGAAGGTTCTCGATCTGTTGTCGAATGGATTCGTCGTGTCTTTCCCTGTACTGATCGTGGAGGTGGCGTATGCGCGCACCAAGTGACAGAAAGCGATTGGTAAAGGCAAGCATGAAAAGTGAGATTGCCGGGAAAAGCAGGGCGGGGGTGGTGACTGATATCTGCATGAGAGATCTCCTAGGAAAAAACTGACGGATAGTATGCTGCAAAGCATACTGACAGTCGCGCTCTTCGTCCAATATCTTGATTGCTTGTTTTTTGGTTGTGAAATGACGTTGCCCAAAAAAGCAATGTCCAAATATTTTTCGGATTGTGCGTTTTGGGATAATGCGTAACGAGGTGGAGAGGTTGCGATACAATCATGCGACTTCACGGGATGTGCAATCGACGTGCAGCCCTTGCAGTTGCTGGACAAATGGCAATTTATAGACTAGGGTGTGTCGACAATCACTTCAGCCACAGCCACATTGCTCCTACGTACACGAAAGCAAGATAGGACGTCGCCAGCTTGTCGTATCGTGTTGCAATCCTTCGAAACTGTTTTAAATTTCCAAACATACACTCTATAGCACTTCGCTCCTTATAGAGATGTTTGTCATATGTTCGCCTTGTCTTTCTGTGAGAGCGAGGAGGGACAACCGGATTGGCATTCATGGCTTCAATTGCCATTACAATTTCATCTGAATCATAGCCCTTATCAGCAAGGACATGCTCGGCAGCCTGTCCTTCAATAAGCGGAATCGCCATACTGCAATCCGCTGTATTTCCAGGTGTTAATATGAATTTAGTTGGACATCCGAGAGCATCTGTGGCAGCATGGACTTTCGTTGAAAACCCTCCTCTAGATTTCCCCACCGACTGCTGGAGGTGCCCCCTTTCCGCCAGCCGAATGCTGATGAGCTCGCACTATTGTGCTGTCAATCATGAGCCATTCAGTATCAGCGTCTACCGCAAGCGTGTTGAAGATCATTTGCCATACACCTTTCTTGGCCCAGCGGATAAATCTCTTATGGACCGAAGACCACTTGCCATAGCTTTCTGGCAAATCTCGCCAAGGCGCCCCTGTCTTGCCAATCCACATGACTGCATCAATGAATAGCCTGTTATCTTTTGCAGTTACACCGCAGTCACTTTGTTTTCCTGGAAGATATTCTTTGATTTTATCCCACTGATCGTCGCGTAGAGCGTGTCTTTTTTGCACTGCCAACCTCCTGCCAAGAAGTATAGCAAATCTCAGAATGATTGTCGACACGCCCTAGGGCCGGTTGCAGTTTGTTCTACCAATAAGAGAACGACAACTCTACTACGCTTGGTGTCAAGGCGCACTCTTTCGGCGGTTGAATACAATGCCGGACACCGAGGAATATTAATGATCGTATATCGGTACCTTTCGAGGGTATGGAGTGGCATGAGCGTAATGCGAAAGTTTGCATTGGCTCTGGGCTCCATGGTGGCCCTCATCCTTTTTGTGGCAACTATCGGCTTTTTCTCCCTCACGTTTCAGGAGCAAAAGGTCGCTGATATTGTTGCCGACTCGATGCGTGTCCAACGCCTTGCCTTGGAGGTCGAATCCCGACTTCAGTTGGCCCGTCAGGCAGAGCGCGATTTTATTTTGCATCTGCATGAACTGGGTGTTCAAGGGTCCAATGCAGCATATGGCGTTGAGTTTCTCGACAACGTCAATGACGCTGTGCGCAATGTGCTCTGGCTGCAGAATCTGGCCGGAATGGATGCGGGGAAGCCTTTGCAGGCCCGCTCCAATCACCGACTTATGGAACTGCGCAAAGGACTGGAACAGTATCTCGATACATTCAACCATCTGGCCGAGGTTGCACAAAGCGAGGGGATCAATAATACCTTCAAGCATTTGGTCAGCGGGCTGGATGGCGAGTACCTTTCGCTGACGACTCTGGTCCGTCAACTGGCGCTGGCAGCTTCGGACGAGGCTCGCAACGCACAGGCCGCGATCAGTCAAACCAGCATGGTCATCAAGATTCTGCTTATAGCCTCTGTGCTGCTTGCATTGTTGCTGGCCGCAAGTATCACGTGGGTTCTCAACCGGACCGTGGTCAGGAGCGTTGTTCAGCTTCGCGATACAGCCTATGAGTTGAGCTACGGCAACCTGGAGGCCCGGGCCGAGCTTGATAGTGGTGATGAATTCGGTCAACTGGCGGAATCCATAAATGGGATGGCCGAGCGCATCAATTCGCTGGTTTACGACATGGAAGTGCGGGTGGATACGGTCAATGACCGGTTGTTCGAGGTCATTGACGCCACATCGGAAGGTTTCATTCTTTATGACAAGCATGGCCGACTGCTGCTGACCAATAAGCGGATCATGGAAATGGCCGGCCCCAATGCTGAATACCTTCAGCCGGGAATGTCACGAGAAGATGTGTTGCACGAACAGGCGAAAAGCGGCCTGCTGATCAATGCCTACGGTCGGGAAGAAGAGTGGGCGCAGGAACGGTTGGAACAACAAAGCAAGCCGTTTTCCATGCAGGAAGAGCCACTGCGTGACGGTCGCTGGATGCAAGTCCGGTCCTACAAGACCAGCCGGGGCGAGATTGTACTGATTGTCAGTGACATAACAGAGCGCAAGCAAAGGGTGCAGGATCTCGCCTCAATGAATTCCGATCTGGAGGAGCTTGTCCGGGAGCGCACGCAGGTGTTGGTGGAAAAGGCCTCCGAGCTCAAGGAAGCCAACGAACGACTACGAGAACTTGACGAACTCAAATCCACTTTCCTTACCTCTGTCTCTCACGAGCTGCGCACTCCCCTCACTTCCCTCATCGGCTTCTCCAAGATCATCAAACGTGATTTCTCCCGTATTTTCATGCCGTTGGCTGACTGTGAAAAAAGCAGCTCCATTGGTGAGCGTATTCAGTCCAACCTCGATATCATCAGCAACGAAGGGGAGCGCCTTACCGGGTTGATCAATGACGTGCTTGATCTCAGCCGCATCGAGTCGGGCCAGGACGAGTGGCAATATATCGAGGTTGATTTGGCCGAAGCCATCAACCGGGCCGTCACCGCTTCATCCGGTGCCTTTGCACAGAATTCGCAACTCAAGCTTTCTCTCCGGCGCTTTGAAAAAGTGCCGCCGGTACTTTGTGATCCCGATCGAATTCATCAGGTGCTGATCAATCTCTTGTCCAATGCAGCGAAATTTACCGAATCGGGTGCTGTATATATTGATTTGTTCCAGGATGTTCGAGGGAGAGTCTGCATACAGGTTCAGGACACCGGACAGGGGATTGAAGAAAAGTACCTGGAGCGGATTTTCGACAAATTTCAACAGGCACAAAGCGATACCCTGACCGAAAAACCATCGGGAACAGGTCTTGGATTGGCCATATCGAGGCAGATCATCGAGCAGTATGATGGCCGGATCTGGGCGAGTTCGGAACTGGGTCGCGGGACGACAATGCACATTGTGATGCCGCCTGCCGTACCAGACAACATGCCGTTGGTCCTTGTTGTCGATGATGACATGACCGTGCGCGAATATCTTTCCATGTATCTGAAAAAGGCTGGCTACGGGGTTCAGACTGCCGCTGACGGGCGCGAGTGCCTGAGGATGGTTGAAGAGTTGCGGCCGGATATCATCTGCACGGATCTGCTGATGCCTGGTATGGGAGGCGAGGAAACGATCCGGGAACTCAAGGCTGACGAGCGTTTCAGCAACATTCCTATCCTCGTTATCTCCTCGGCCGGAGAATGCCGGACTGCCGGGGGGGACATCGCCATGCTCAAGCCGTTGAACGGCGATACCATACTGCAGGTGGTGGCGGCGTTTCTCGATCGTCAAACCGCCACGCTGCCCGCGCTCTCCGTTGGCACGGCAGGGATATGTCCATTGCCCGTTCTGTGCGGTGATGATGTCACCCATTGCACCAGGGAAGATATGTGGCAGATGGTTGAGAGCGGGTTCAAGGGGACTGTTGTCGTGCCTGAATCCCAGGTGCAGGACATCGACATCCAGCGACTCAGTAGTCATGTGCGGTTGCAGGTGATTCTGGTCCCTTCACAAGAGCCGGTTGAATTGGCTAACGGATAATCACTCCTATTCAATGAAAATACGTCAGTGTTGTCCGGTTAAGCGACATAGCTCAGTAGCCTGTAATCGTTGTTGATGTTGTCATGGAAGGCGTCGGGTGGTTTGAAGATGTCCTCCATTTCTCGCCGATCGAAGAGGTTGACCTGGAGCAACTGGAACATCTCCTGGAGGCTGAAGGCAACGCTGGACTTGAACTTAAGCCAAGCCAGCATGAGATAGGCGATCATGGCCACGTAGATCTGGCTTAGAACGGCGTTCTCCGAGGTGCCGACAAAGGATTTGAGGCGAAGATTTTGCTTGATGAGCCGGAAGAATGTCTCGATCTGCCAGCGTTCCTTGTAGATGTCGGCGATGGTCTTGGCCGAGAGGTTTAAGTGATTGGTCAGGAATTCGTAGAACTTGCCGGTTTCTGGATCCCTGTAGCCAACCCGCCGAAGGTGCAGTTCCTTGTCTTGGCTGAAGACGACAATCACATGGTCGGAAGTGACGCCAGTGCTTTTCCGAACCGGGTTTCTTTTGAGAACTTTGTACACGGCGTTGGTCTTGAGCCTGGTGACGAAGAACAGCCCCGAGGCGCTGAGGGTCCGAAACCAGGAATAGTTGATGTATGCTTTGTCGAAGACGGCGATGGACCCCTTGGGGAGCCTGAGCATCTTGACCATCTTGGAGTCATGAAGTCGGGCATTGGTGACACGGACAAAGGCAGGCAGGTATCCGTCGTGATCGAGGACTGTATGGATTTTGAGGCCACCCCTTTTAGCCCGATAGGATGCCCATGGAAAGGCGGACAGGCAGAGCTTGATGACCGAGGAATCGAAGCTGTAGAGTTTGGCTTTGAAGCGGAACTTATGCCCAGGAGCCACGGACGAGCAACGCTGGTAGAGCTTGCCGAAAATCGCCTGAAAGAACTCCGCTGGCCGCTTGGAGTTGGCATCGGCAAAGGTCGAGCGTGCCACGCTGCGCAGCCCCAGATGATACATTTGCCTGATGTTGGCACCCAGGCTGCGGATGCCGTCACGCATGCTTTGGCGACCTGCAAGGTGGATGAAGAGCAGGCATGCGAACTGGTTCCACCGGGAAAAACTCCGGAACGCCCTGCCGGTACTGTACTTTTTGGCCAGGGCTTCGAATTCAGTCCGAGGGATCAGGGATAGCACTTGATGAAAGATTGTGTTAGCATGAGCCATGTCCGAAATCTCCTTTTTGTGCAGTGAGTTAGACATCCTCTGCATATCACAAAAAGAGGAGAATTCGGACATTTTTCTTTTTGAAGGGCTGTCAAACATGTCCATCAAATAACCTTCGCCTAGGAAGTGAATGCTCATGCCGAAATCCTGGGATACCAACGGTTCTTAACCGGACAGCAATGAAAATACGTATAATCGGGTTGTCGCGAAAGCGCAGATGGCCTATGGTTACTTGAAGCGATCGTTTTGATCGTCAGTCAGGGGTCAGTAACTATTGTGTTTTTGGTTTGTTGAAGGATACAGCGATGCCCAAGAAAATCCTCATAGTCGATGATGAAGTTCATATCAAAATGTTGCTTGAGCAGACGCTCGAAGAGCTGGAAGACGAATATGATGTGGAACTCTTCACGGCCTCAGATGGTGAGGAAGGGCTTGAATTCATTAGAAGTGAGCGGCCGGACCTGGTTTTTCTCGACATCATGATGCCCAAAATGAATGGGTATGAGGTGTGTCGGGAAGTAATGGATGATCCTGAATTCAATGAGATTAAGATCATCCTGCTGACCGCCAAGGGACAGGAAGTCGATCGCAAGCAGGGGCTGGAACCTGGCGCCAAAATGTACATGACCAAACCGTTTGACCCTGATGAGATTCTTAAGGTCTCCAAAGATTTGCTTGAGCTGTAATTCATTTTTTTTCTTTCATGACGCCGTTTAAGAGATTCATTCGTCCTGGAGTGCTCAGGAATATCCTGCGCAAAGCCTATGACCTCACTGGTGGGCAATGTGCTTACGCCATTGAGTTTGAGGGCGAAGTGCTGCTGCACTCTGGCGAAGAAAACGGTGGTAGCTTTATCGCTGATTCAACCAATTGTATTAGCAAAGCACTCAATTTCAATGACATTCATTCAGGGCAGTTGCGCATGTACATGCCTGAAGATTGTTCTGACGACTTGCGCGAACACTATGTGCGAGCTTTTGAGTTTGCTGCTTTTTCCATTCAGGAACTTATCGACATGGAGCGTGCCAGGCGGTGTATAGCCGATGAAGCGCTGGCCAAATACAGGGAACTGGCTGTCTTCCATCGTTCGGTTCCTTCCATCAATACATCGTTGCGTCTGCGCGATGTTGTGGGGGCGCTCATCAATGAGTGTCGTCGAGAAAATTACCCCGGCGAGTTGGGAATGGTTTTCCTTTCCGAGCCGGGGACAAACCACTTCAGACTGGCGGTCCAGTTCGGGTTCCATTTTGGGAGCAATCCCCAAGCCATGGTCGAGAGTCGGCTCTTTCTTGATGTCGTCAAAGACGGGCATGGCGAAATAATCAATGACCTGAGCAAGGACAGTCGCTGGGGCAATCAGATTCCCGGCATCGGTTCCATGGCCATTATCCCCATTGTTTCCCCCAATCGGGTGGAAGGGATGCTTGTGCTGGGGTCCGAAAACAAGGGCCTTTTTGAAGCGGCTCACCGCAAGAGTCTGAGCACGTTGGCTTCCGTGGCCGGTATTTCCGTTTCCAACGCGTTCAATTTCGAAGGCATCCAGACTCTGATGAATGCGATTCTTCAGGCTCTGGCAGAGGCCATCGATTCCAGGGATCCATACACCGCAGGTCACTCCGAGCGGGTTGCTCATCTTGCCGTGGCCTTTGCGTACATGCTGGGTGAGTCTCCTGCATTCCCGAATCTGCGGTTAACGACCTTGACCTTCGTGAGTTGTATTATTCAGGCATTCTGCACGACGTCGGCAAGATCGGCATCAAGGAAGACGTGTTGACCAAGAAAACACGACTTCCCAAGCGTCGCCTGGACGTACTGCGTGCGCGTTTTCAATTGCACGCCCAGGTAATGGATTTTGATTGGCATGATGCCTATGAAACCATACAAGCTGTCAATTCGAGCATGACTCCTTCAACTGAAGAGTTGGAAAAAGTAAAAAAG from Pseudodesulfovibrio profundus encodes the following:
- a CDS encoding DUF2721 domain-containing protein, whose product is MQISVTTPALLFPAISLFMLAFTNRFLSLGARIRHLHDQYRERHDESIRQQIENLRIRVHMIRRMQGFGVMSMLSCIFSMICLFQDWPLAGSILFGGSLLFLVLSLGISFLEIRISVRALDILLEDMESPTEEMIAEVKSDHR
- a CDS encoding IS5 family transposase (programmed frameshift), which translates into the protein MQKRHALRDDQWDKIKEYLPGKQSDCGVTAKDNRLFIDAVMWIGKTGAPWRDLPESYGKWSSVHKRFIRWAKKGVWQMIFNTLAVDADTEWLMIDSTIVRAHQHSAGGKGAPPQQSVGKSRGGFSTKVHAATDALGCPTKFILTPGNTADCSMAIPLIEGQAAEHVLADKGYDSDEIVMAIEAMNANPVVPPRSHRKTRRTYDKHLYKERSAIECMFGNLKQFRRIATRYDKLATSYLAFVYVGAMWLWLK
- a CDS encoding ATP-binding protein; protein product: MSVMRKFALALGSMVALILFVATIGFFSLTFQEQKVADIVADSMRVQRLALEVESRLQLARQAERDFILHLHELGVQGSNAAYGVEFLDNVNDAVRNVLWLQNLAGMDAGKPLQARSNHRLMELRKGLEQYLDTFNHLAEVAQSEGINNTFKHLVSGLDGEYLSLTTLVRQLALAASDEARNAQAAISQTSMVIKILLIASVLLALLLAASITWVLNRTVVRSVVQLRDTAYELSYGNLEARAELDSGDEFGQLAESINGMAERINSLVYDMEVRVDTVNDRLFEVIDATSEGFILYDKHGRLLLTNKRIMEMAGPNAEYLQPGMSREDVLHEQAKSGLLINAYGREEEWAQERLEQQSKPFSMQEEPLRDGRWMQVRSYKTSRGEIVLIVSDITERKQRVQDLASMNSDLEELVRERTQVLVEKASELKEANERLRELDELKSTFLTSVSHELRTPLTSLIGFSKIIKRDFSRIFMPLADCEKSSSIGERIQSNLDIISNEGERLTGLINDVLDLSRIESGQDEWQYIEVDLAEAINRAVTASSGAFAQNSQLKLSLRRFEKVPPVLCDPDRIHQVLINLLSNAAKFTESGAVYIDLFQDVRGRVCIQVQDTGQGIEEKYLERIFDKFQQAQSDTLTEKPSGTGLGLAISRQIIEQYDGRIWASSELGRGTTMHIVMPPAVPDNMPLVLVVDDDMTVREYLSMYLKKAGYGVQTAADGRECLRMVEELRPDIICTDLLMPGMGGEETIRELKADERFSNIPILVISSAGECRTAGGDIAMLKPLNGDTILQVVAAFLDRQTATLPALSVGTAGICPLPVLCGDDVTHCTREDMWQMVESGFKGTVVVPESQVQDIDIQRLSSHVRLQVILVPSQEPVELANG
- a CDS encoding IS4 family transposase, producing the protein MAHANTIFHQVLSLIPRTEFEALAKKYSTGRAFRSFSRWNQFACLLFIHLAGRQSMRDGIRSLGANIRQMYHLGLRSVARSTFADANSKRPAEFFQAIFGKLYQRCSSVAPGHKFRFKAKLYSFDSSVIKLCLSAFPWASYRAKRGGLKIHTVLDHDGYLPAFVRVTNARLHDSKMVKMLRLPKGSIAVFDKAYINYSWFRTLSASGLFFVTRLKTNAVYKVLKRNPVRKSTGVTSDHVIVVFSQDKELHLRRVGYRDPETGKFYEFLTNHLNLSAKTIADIYKERWQIETFFRLIKQNLRLKSFVGTSENAVLSQIYVAMIAYLMLAWLKFKSSVAFSLQEMFQLLQVNLFDRREMEDIFKPPDAFHDNINNDYRLLSYVA
- a CDS encoding response regulator transcription factor, translated to MPKKILIVDDEVHIKMLLEQTLEELEDEYDVELFTASDGEEGLEFIRSERPDLVFLDIMMPKMNGYEVCREVMDDPEFNEIKIILLTAKGQEVDRKQGLEPGAKMYMTKPFDPDEILKVSKDLLEL
- a CDS encoding GAF domain-containing protein; translated protein: MTPFKRFIRPGVLRNILRKAYDLTGGQCAYAIEFEGEVLLHSGEENGGSFIADSTNCISKALNFNDIHSGQLRMYMPEDCSDDLREHYVRAFEFAAFSIQELIDMERARRCIADEALAKYRELAVFHRSVPSINTSLRLRDVVGALINECRRENYPGELGMVFLSEPGTNHFRLAVQFGFHFGSNPQAMVESRLFLDVVKDGHGEIINDLSKDSRWGNQIPGIGSMAIIPIVSPNRVEGMLVLGSENKGLFEAAHRKSLSTLASVAGISVSNAFNFEGIQTLMNAILQALAEAIDSRDPYTAGHSERVAHLAVAFAYMLGESPAFPNLRLTTLTFVSCIIQAFCTTSARSASRKTC